The genomic stretch GCGGCACAGGCTCCTTCGGCAAGATGTTCACCGAGATCATCCTGAAGCGCTTCGCGCCCCGGCGTCTCATCGTCTTCAGCCGCGACGAGCTCAAGCAGTTCGAAATGGCTCACGAATTTTCCAAGGAAAAATACCCCTGCATCCGCTATTTCATTGGCGACATACGCGATAAAGAACGCCTCTACCGCGCCTTGCAGGGCGTGGATTTTGTCATCCATGCGGCTGCCATGAAGCATGTACCCGCCTCGGAATACAACCCCACGGAAGCCATAAAGACCAACATCTATGGCACGCAGAACCTCATTAACGTGGCTGCGGACGTGGGCGTGCAACGGCTGGTGGCGCTCAGCACAGACAAGGCGGTCAGCCCCGCAAACCTGTACGGTGCCACCAAGCTGGCAGCAGACAAGCTGGTGGTCGCCGCCAACATGTTCACGGGCAGCGCCACCCGGTTCAGCGTGGTGCGCTACGGCAACGTCATGGGCAGCCGCGGCAGCGTCATTCCCTTCTTCATGAACAAGCGCAAGGAAGGCGTGCTGCCCATCACAGACCCGCGCATGACCCGCTTCTGGATATCGCTTGAAGAAGGCGTAAACCTCGTCATCAAGGCTCTGCACGAAGCCGCCGGCGGCGAGATATACGTCCCCAAAATCCCGAGCATGAACATCATGGATCTCGCAAAGGCCATAGCGCCTGAGTGCGAAACCAAGATAGTGGGCATCCGTCCCGGCGAAAAACTGCACGAACGCATGATCCCCATGGAAGATGCCCGCCACACTCTGGACATGGGCGACCACTTCATCATCAAGCCCGACCACGAGCTCTTCAACTTCAAGGGCGACCTCTCCGCAGGCAAGCCCGTGCCGGAAAACTTCGAATATGATTCCGGCACCAACAACTGGTGGCTCACCGTGGACGAAATGCGCACCATGCTGCGCCAGCAGGGCTGGGGCATATAGCGTCATGGAAGACAACCGCACATTCATCCCTTACGGGCGACAGCACATCACGGACGAAGACATCGCCGCCGTGACCGAAGCCCTGCGGTCAGACTGGCTCACCACCGGTCCCCGCGTGGGCGAGTTCGAGCAGGCAGTGTGCACCTTCACGGGTGCACGCCACGGCGTTGCGGTGTGCAACGGTACAGCGGCCCTGCATGCTGCCATGTTCGCGCTGGGCATCGGCCCCGGAGACGAGGTCATCGTCTCCCCCATGACCTTTGCAGCCACTGCGAACTGCGTGCTGTATATGGGGGGCACCCCCGTGTTTGCCGATGTGGAGCCGGACACTCTGCTTATAGACCCGCAGGCGGTGCGCGCCCGCATCACGCCCGCAACCCGGGCCATCATCGGCGTGGACTATGCCGGCCAGCCCTGCGACTGGGACGCCCTGCGGGCCGTTGCCGATGAAGCGGGCGTAGCACTGGTTGCGGATGGCTGCCATGCCATCGGCGGCACGTACAGAGGGCGCAGTGTGGGTACCCTTGCCGATATGACCGTGTTCAGCTTCCATCCGGTGAAGCACGTTGCCACGGGAGAAGGCGGCATGATCATGACGGACAGCGATCTGCTCGCCGCCCGTCTGCGCCTGTTCCGCAATCACGGCATCTCCACGGACCACCGCCAGCGCGAAGCCGCAGGTTCATGGGCGTACGACATGGTGGAACTCGGGTACAACTACCGCATTACGGACATCCAATGCGCGCTGGGCATCTCACAGCTGAAACGTCTGCCGCATTCGCTGGAACGTCGCCGCGCCATCGCAGCACAGTATGATGCCGCCTTTGCGGGCACTGACATCTCGCCCTGCACACAAAGACCCGACAGGCTCAACGCCTATCACCTCTACGCCGTGCAACTCCCGGAGAAGACCGACCGCGCCGCCGCGTTCGCCCACATGCGCGCCAACAAAATAGGCGTCAACGTCCACTACATTCCCGTGCACCTGCACCCGTATTACCGCACCCGCCTCGGCACGGCGGAAGGACTGTGCCCTGTGGCGGAAAAAGCATACAACCATCTGCTTTCCCTGCCGATGTTCCCGGAACTGTCCGAGGCGGACGTGGACAGGGTGGTTAAAACGCTGCTGGATGCCCGAGGAGCGTAAGTGAAGCTGGTCATCCGCGCAGACGCCACGCCCGAAATGGGAACCGGTCATGTCATGCGTTGCATCGCCCTTGCACAGGCGGCGGTGCGGCGGGGCATGCAGGTTGCGTTTGCAACGCGTTGCGAAATCCCTTTCCTGCGCGAACGCCTGTCCGCCATACCGTGCACGGTAACGTATCTCGCACCTCAGGCGGACAGGGACGAAGAGATGGCTGTCATCCGCGCAATGATGACTCCGGCTCCTTGTGCGATTGTTCTGGACGGCTACCACTTCACTCTGGACTACCAGCAGGCCATCCGCCCCTATGCCAAGACCGTAGTTCTGGACGACCACGCCTTTCGCAGGGAATTCTGCTGCGATATTCTGGTGAATCCCAGCACCATGCCGGAACTGGTCCGCTACCCTGAGGCACATGATACCAGACTCCTTGTCGGACACCGCTACGTCATGCTGCGCGAAGAATTCCTGCAGGCTCCCCCGGCACGGCCCGATGAACATAAAGGTCCCGTCCGCCTTCTTGTCTCCATGGGCGGCGCAGACCCACACAACGCCACCTGCGCCATTTTGCAGACTCTGGCCGAACTGTCTCCGGATAACGTAACACTGACCGTGCTCACCGGCCCGGCAAACCCGCATACAGAAAGCATCCGCCAAACGCTGCAGACAGTGCGGTGTGCACACACACAACTCCTCACGGCGGTCTCTGACATGCCCGCCCTGCTACGGCAGACAGACCTTGCCATCTCCGCTGCGGGCAGCACCTGCTTTGAGCTTGCCCGCATGGGGATTCCCTTCTTTCTGCTCCAGACAGCGGACAACCAGGCTCTGCTGGCAGAAAGCCTAACCCGTCAGGGAATCGCAGTTTCCATGGGTAGTCTGGATGCCATGTCTCCCCAGTGGTCTACAACCCTGTCAGACTTTCTTGCAGATTCCGCGCTCCGGCATCACACCGCTGCCCGTGCTCGTTCACTGGTTGACGGACTAGGCGCATTCCGCCTTCTTGAGGCGTTGGCTCCCACGGAACTGCGGTTGCGCCCTGCCACCCCGGATGACTGCGATGCCGTTTTCAGCATCGCAAACGACCCTCAGGTGCGTGCCGCATCGTTCAATTCGGCCCCCATCCCTCATGCAAATCATGTGGCATGGTACAAAGAGGCCCTGCAGTCCGGGGATATCCATTTTTATATGGCGGATAATGCCTACGGCGTTCCCGCCGGATACGCCCGTTTCCATACGGGAGAAGGCCGCACAGCCACTATATCCGTAGCTGTGGCACTGCCCTTCCGGGGCTGCGGGCTCGGTGGCAGCCTTATCGGGCAGGCTTGCCGCATGTTCCTGAAAGAGCACCCCGGGCACACGGTGCGGGCACTCATCAAGTCAGACAATATCGCTTCCGTAAAAAGCTTTCTCTCTGCAGGCTTTTATTTAACGAAAACAGGGCAATATATGAACGTGCCTACAGAATTTTACACACTCGGAGCAGCCGGAAATGACCAGTAGCATCACCATAGGCACCCGAACCATAGGCGCAGGGCACCCCGCATATATCATTGCGGAGATGTCGGCCAACCACAACCAGAGCTTCGACCGTGCGGCAGACATCCTCCGTGCTGCCCATGCCGCAGGCGCAGATGCCGTGAAGCTGCAGACCTACACCGCAGACACCCTCACCATCCCCTGCGACAACGAACATTTCCGTATCAAGGGCACCCTGTGGGAAGGCCGAACCCTGCATGACCTGTATCTGGAGGCCTACACTCCGTGGGACTGGCAGCCCAAGCTCAAGGCTTTGGCCGATGAACTGGGCATGCACCTGTTTTCCACTCCGTTCGATGAAACGGCCGTGGATTTTCTGGAAACCATGAACGTTCCCGCCCACAAGGTTGCGTCCTTTGAGCTTGTGGACCTGCCTCTGCTCAAAAAGATTGCGGCCACGGGCAAACCCGTCATTATGTCCACCGGCATGGCCACCCTGGCAGAAATCGATGAGGCAGTGACCACCCTGCGTCAGGCAGGGTGCAAACAACTTGCCCTGCTCAAATGCACCAGTGCCTACCCCGCCCCCGCCCACGAAATGAACCTGCGCACCATACCCCATCTCGGGCAGGCGTTCGGCGTTCCCAGCGGGCTTTCCGACCACACCCTCGGCATCACCGCGCCTGTGGCCGCCGTGGCTCTCGGGGCCTGTATCATCGAAAAGCACTTCACCCTCTCCCGTGGCGATGAGGGACCGGACTCCTCATTCTCTCTGGAACCGCAGGAGTTCAGGCAGATGGTCGACGCCATACGCATGGCAGAGGCGGCCCTCGGTACGGTACAATACACCCTCACTGCCAAGGAAGTTGCCAGCAAGGTGTTCCGACGCTCTCTCTTCGTGGTAAAGGACGTGAAAAAAGGAGAAACATTCACCCTAGAGAATGTGCGCTCCATACGCCCGGGTACAGGCTTGCATACCCGTTTTCTCTCGGATATAATTGGCAGTCACGCTACTATGGACATTCAAGCGGGCACCCCAATGTCTATGGGCCTTTTCACCTCCGGGAATAATCACCGTGAATAGCAGAACCCTCACTATCCTCCCCGCAAAACTCGGGTCTACCCGGCTTCCGCAAAAGAACATTCTACCTCTGGGAGACAAACCGCTCATTGCCTGGAGCATTGAAGCGGCTAGGCAATCCTCTGCCTGCGGTCGCATCATGGTCTCCTCCGAAAGCAAAAAAGTTCTCGACATTGCTGAAGAATACGGTGCTGAAGTCCCTTTCGTCCGCCCGGACCATTTGGCCAGAGATCCCTACGGCGTCTCTGACGTGTGCCTGAATGTTCTGGAAGCATATGAACAACTCGGCCAGACGTTCGACACGCTGATTATCCTGCTCCCCACCTCCCCTTTCAGAACGGCGGAGGATATTGACGCTGCCTATGCTCTCTTCCGGGAGAACAACGCAAATTATTTAATGAGTGTTTCTGAATACGAGCATAGCCCCTACAGTGCGCTCCGCATGGCCTCGCAATTTCCGCATCAGGCCTTTCCCTGTTTCCCGGAAACGCTGGGCAAGAAGCGGCACGAGATGCCCGTTCCGTACCGCGCAAACGGCGCTATTTGCATTGTTGACGTAAAGGCATTCAAGCAAAGCAGGTCATACTACGGAACACCTCTGCATGTGTATGCAATGCCACAAAGCCGCTCCATAGATATAGACTCGGCGCTTGATTTTGAATTAGCACAATGGCTTCTCACCAAACGAGTTTCCAATGACTAACAAGACTCTCCACCTCGGCTCACGCGTTCTTGGCGAAGGGAACCCTGTTCACATTGTATTTGAAGCAGGTCCCACACATAGCGGTCTCGAATCCGCGCTTAAACTGGTAGATATGGCAGCCGACGCCAATGCGGACGCTATCAAATTCCAGATGGTTGATGCCAAGGCTATTGTATCCAACCCTTCTGTGAAGTTTTCATATTCCTATCTAAAAGATCGACACACCGGAGAAACGGAAACTATCGAGGAGTCCCTTCTCGAAATTCTGCAACGCCGGGAACTGACAAGAGAAGAATGGAAAATCCTCATCGCCCACTGCAAGCAGAGAGGAATCGATTTCTTTTCCACTGCAACCACTGAAGACGAGCTCCATTTCCTTGCTGCGCAAGGAGTGGATTGTATCAAGATATGCTCCGGAGATCTGACCTACCACCATTTTTTACGTGTTGCTGCGCAATACGATTGGGCCATACAGATAGACACAGGGTCTTCCAGCATTGGCGAGGTTGAAAAGGCCATAGATGTGCTTGAAGAGGCAAACGCTCGCAAGATCATCATCAACCATTGTCCCTCCGGATATCCTGCCCACCTTGAAGGAATTAATCTCAACGTTCTGCGCACCCTTAAGAGCATGTTCCCATATCCTGTTGCCTTCTCTGATCACACCCCGGGAGCAGTGATGGATGTCGCTGCTGTGGCTCTGGGAGCACACATGATCGAGAAGACCATCACGCTTGACAGGACAACGCGCAGCCCTGAACATATCATGTCTTTGGAACCTGAAGACGCAGCTGCCTTTATTAAGACTATCCGCGAGGTGGAAATTGCACTCGGCTCCACCCGCAGATATGTTTCCCCACCTGAAAGAAAGTCCAGACTGGTGGCGCGGCGAAGCCTTTTTGCCGCTTGTGATTTACCCGCAGGAAGCACAATTTCTCAAGAGCATCTGCACTATTCCCGTCCCGGAGACGGCATTCCTGCGGATATGGACCACCTGATTCTGGGCAGAACAACTGCGCACAATCTGACCAAGGGACAAAAGCTTTCTTTTTCCGACTTCAAGTAACTGACACAAAAGCCCTACAAAAGCCTGCAAGACCTTGCTCACTACAAGCGCCCACCCGATGCTGAAATCGACGAGTTTGATCCTGCTGTGTATATGTCGAACTTTTTTTCTTGGGGCGCAGTGTACAGTCTCGGGCGCCGCACCGACGAAATTCTCCTTATTACCCTCTAGCTCATTATACGACTACCCATAGAGACTATGGGTAGTCGTAACGACACTCCCCATGAACACACCACGCTACGGGCAGCGCTCCAAGATTGTCCTTTTCAAAACGCTGTCACTGTTCACTTTTTTCCCAGCACTGCTTTGCACTGCTTGCGGATTTGAAGTGCATGTTCTGCATTTGTCTCGTCGGTTCCGATCAGACAGAGCAACAGCGCTTCTTTCAGCTCTTCATATTCACATGATCGATTTTGGTTATGCCAACAATGATGCTGTCCGTCGCTATCAATTACAGTTCGGTGAAAACACTAAAACAACTGTTGACGCTCTTTGGAAACCCGAATTTCTCGCTTCTGTTCAGCCTTATCTTTTTCCGAACATAGAAAATCTAACCCATAAACTATACATAACTGCCTGCGATCTGATCGAGGGCAGGCTGGTTGACACTACAAAACTATTAATGTGGCGCAACGGGCAACTTAAAAGCTCATCTTCCGTATCTGTATGCATTGCAGCAGATCCATTCTCGTCTGTGCTCTTGAAACAGTCATCGCCGGATTGCAAAAACATATGCCCTAATTTTCTTAGCGCAACCATCGTATCATGCATCACGACATACAAGATACTCATTAAAATATTCTTTTTTATAAAAATGATTTTCATAAAGTCTTTTCAAAAAACAAAACACCCCGAAACATCGCCCTACGAACCAAACCAGCAACCACAAACACCTCTCAGGAAGGAAATCATTGTTATCGCGCATAAAGGATTATCTTCTCCACTCTATGAAAATAACAAATACTACGATGAAGATCGTCTGCCCATGACTTCTCTGGTTCACTATGAGGACGAACTGCACGTTCGCTCGCTTAGCTGGCTCAAAGGACAATACCAATCCGCAGGGGTTACGCTAAAGACGTACTCAACCAGATCCTTGAGCAAAAGCTTCAAAGCACTACAGGCACTCGCCTTGCTTCTTATTAAAAACAAAATAGCTCCTCGATCAATACATGAGACATACACATTAATATTATACACGCTAGCATTTTGCAGATATAAATCTGCCATCGATTCTTTTTCGGACACAGACGCGAAAATTGCTCTTATCTCGTATGATTTTCTATTCTCGAAATACGTTGCTCTTGCCTTAAATACCCTTAATATTAAAACAATCTCTGCACAGGAAAGATACATTACATACAACAGACTTGACGCAAAAACTATTATCGATGAATTTTTGTGTGCCAACCCTCACTCTGAATCACTTATTGCAAACCATCCACTGTGCAGCGTAAAACGCACACACTCTGTAGGATTTCATCGATCTGATATTCTCAAGAAATACATTACTGATTCGAAAGAAATAAGGAGAGATTACACGCAA from Desulfovibrio psychrotolerans encodes the following:
- the pseB gene encoding UDP-N-acetylglucosamine 4,6-dehydratase (inverting) translates to MLNDKSILITGGTGSFGKMFTEIILKRFAPRRLIVFSRDELKQFEMAHEFSKEKYPCIRYFIGDIRDKERLYRALQGVDFVIHAAAMKHVPASEYNPTEAIKTNIYGTQNLINVAADVGVQRLVALSTDKAVSPANLYGATKLAADKLVVAANMFTGSATRFSVVRYGNVMGSRGSVIPFFMNKRKEGVLPITDPRMTRFWISLEEGVNLVIKALHEAAGGEIYVPKIPSMNIMDLAKAIAPECETKIVGIRPGEKLHERMIPMEDARHTLDMGDHFIIKPDHELFNFKGDLSAGKPVPENFEYDSGTNNWWLTVDEMRTMLRQQGWGI
- the pseC gene encoding UDP-4-amino-4,6-dideoxy-N-acetyl-beta-L-altrosamine transaminase: MEDNRTFIPYGRQHITDEDIAAVTEALRSDWLTTGPRVGEFEQAVCTFTGARHGVAVCNGTAALHAAMFALGIGPGDEVIVSPMTFAATANCVLYMGGTPVFADVEPDTLLIDPQAVRARITPATRAIIGVDYAGQPCDWDALRAVADEAGVALVADGCHAIGGTYRGRSVGTLADMTVFSFHPVKHVATGEGGMIMTDSDLLAARLRLFRNHGISTDHRQREAAGSWAYDMVELGYNYRITDIQCALGISQLKRLPHSLERRRAIAAQYDAAFAGTDISPCTQRPDRLNAYHLYAVQLPEKTDRAAAFAHMRANKIGVNVHYIPVHLHPYYRTRLGTAEGLCPVAEKAYNHLLSLPMFPELSEADVDRVVKTLLDARGA
- the pseG gene encoding UDP-2,4-diacetamido-2,4,6-trideoxy-beta-L-altropyranose hydrolase, which produces MKLVIRADATPEMGTGHVMRCIALAQAAVRRGMQVAFATRCEIPFLRERLSAIPCTVTYLAPQADRDEEMAVIRAMMTPAPCAIVLDGYHFTLDYQQAIRPYAKTVVLDDHAFRREFCCDILVNPSTMPELVRYPEAHDTRLLVGHRYVMLREEFLQAPPARPDEHKGPVRLLVSMGGADPHNATCAILQTLAELSPDNVTLTVLTGPANPHTESIRQTLQTVRCAHTQLLTAVSDMPALLRQTDLAISAAGSTCFELARMGIPFFLLQTADNQALLAESLTRQGIAVSMGSLDAMSPQWSTTLSDFLADSALRHHTAARARSLVDGLGAFRLLEALAPTELRLRPATPDDCDAVFSIANDPQVRAASFNSAPIPHANHVAWYKEALQSGDIHFYMADNAYGVPAGYARFHTGEGRTATISVAVALPFRGCGLGGSLIGQACRMFLKEHPGHTVRALIKSDNIASVKSFLSAGFYLTKTGQYMNVPTEFYTLGAAGNDQ
- the pseI gene encoding pseudaminic acid synthase; the protein is MTSSITIGTRTIGAGHPAYIIAEMSANHNQSFDRAADILRAAHAAGADAVKLQTYTADTLTIPCDNEHFRIKGTLWEGRTLHDLYLEAYTPWDWQPKLKALADELGMHLFSTPFDETAVDFLETMNVPAHKVASFELVDLPLLKKIAATGKPVIMSTGMATLAEIDEAVTTLRQAGCKQLALLKCTSAYPAPAHEMNLRTIPHLGQAFGVPSGLSDHTLGITAPVAAVALGACIIEKHFTLSRGDEGPDSSFSLEPQEFRQMVDAIRMAEAALGTVQYTLTAKEVASKVFRRSLFVVKDVKKGETFTLENVRSIRPGTGLHTRFLSDIIGSHATMDIQAGTPMSMGLFTSGNNHRE
- a CDS encoding acylneuraminate cytidylyltransferase family protein, with amino-acid sequence MNSRTLTILPAKLGSTRLPQKNILPLGDKPLIAWSIEAARQSSACGRIMVSSESKKVLDIAEEYGAEVPFVRPDHLARDPYGVSDVCLNVLEAYEQLGQTFDTLIILLPTSPFRTAEDIDAAYALFRENNANYLMSVSEYEHSPYSALRMASQFPHQAFPCFPETLGKKRHEMPVPYRANGAICIVDVKAFKQSRSYYGTPLHVYAMPQSRSIDIDSALDFELAQWLLTKRVSND
- a CDS encoding N-acetylneuraminate synthase family protein produces the protein MTNKTLHLGSRVLGEGNPVHIVFEAGPTHSGLESALKLVDMAADANADAIKFQMVDAKAIVSNPSVKFSYSYLKDRHTGETETIEESLLEILQRRELTREEWKILIAHCKQRGIDFFSTATTEDELHFLAAQGVDCIKICSGDLTYHHFLRVAAQYDWAIQIDTGSSSIGEVEKAIDVLEEANARKIIINHCPSGYPAHLEGINLNVLRTLKSMFPYPVAFSDHTPGAVMDVAAVALGAHMIEKTITLDRTTRSPEHIMSLEPEDAAAFIKTIREVEIALGSTRRYVSPPERKSRLVARRSLFAACDLPAGSTISQEHLHYSRPGDGIPADMDHLILGRTTAHNLTKGQKLSFSDFK